ACGAGGTGGGCCCGGTCGACACCGAGCGGCGACACGACCAGGACGCGGCGACGCCGTCCTGAGCCGCTGTTCCTCGGGGCCAGGACGGCGCCGCCACGCACCGCTGCGTCAGGACGTGGGAGCCTCGCCGTCGTCGCTCGCTTCGACGTCCTCGTCCGACGACGTGCCCGCCGGCTCCTCGGCGGCGGCGGTCGACGTGGGCGTCGGCTCGGCCTCGGCCGCCTCCCGGTCCGCCATGGTCCTCGTGGGGTCGTCGGGGTCGACGAGCGCCCCGAACGCGTCGGTGAACGCGCGGGCGAACGCGTCGGTGTCGGCGAGGTCGCCCCTGTACGGCTGACCGCCGACGATGATGACCGGCGACGTCGTCACCGTCGCCACGCCGAACGGCACGTAGCCCGCGGCGCGCTCGGTCGCCGCGCGCGCCCAGTCGGTGTGGTCGCCGTGGCGGACGCACTGCACGGCTGCGTCGCCGGCGCCCGCGCGGGAGACGAGCGAGGCGAGCTCGTCGGTCGACAGGCCGTCGGCGGGGAGCGTCGGGACCTCGTCGAGCAGCGCGGTGTGCGTGGCGAGGACGAGGTCGGGGGAGTGCTCGGCGACGCACGCGAGCGCACCGGCGGCGCGCACCGAGTAGTCACCGGTCGTCGCGATCGTCGTCGGCCCGTCGGTGGGTTGCGCCGATCGCGTGTCCGCGGCCTGGTCGACCGACCCTGCCGTGCTCGTCGGCGTCGGGACCGGTGTGGCGAGGACGTCCGTGCCGTCGAGGAGGGCGAGCGGGCGGATCTCGAACGTGGCGTTGCCGTCGGTCACCCACTCGGTGACCTGCTCACGGTTCATGGACCACCAGGTCGCGGCCATCGGGTCGCGGTAGTCGACGAATGCGACCACGGGCAGGACCCCGGGATCCGTGACGTACGGGCTGGGCACGTCGTCGGGCTCGAGCGCCGCGGTGCGCACGGTCGACAGCGTCGAGCCGTCGCCGCTGACGACCACGCCGTCGGACACCATGTTCGCGGGGCCGATCGCCGCGGCGCGGGCGCGGGACTGCGCGGTGACGACGACGGCGCCGACGAGAGCCGCGCACCCGACGACGGCGCCCGCGCGCAGCCCGATGCGGCGCAGCCGCGCCCGGCGTGCTCGTCGGGCCCGCTCGATCTCGGCGAGCTGACGGTCGATCGCGAGCCGCTGCTTGCGCGCGGCCTTGGCCTTGGCGGACCTGGCGTGGCTCATGTCGTGCTGTGCGTTTCTGTGAGGTGGGACACGTCGGGCCTTACCGTGCCCACGTCACCTGGACGCCACATGAGACGAGTCTGGGAGAAACCTGGGAATCGGTCCTCGCGCACGAGGGTCTAGCGCACGAGGGTCTAGCGCACGAGGGTCTAGCGCACGAGGGACTAGCGCACGAGGGACTAGCGCACGAGGGTGTCGACGAGCCGGGTGAGCTGGTGGACGTAGTGCCCGCCGAACAGCAGGACGTGGACCCCCACGGGGTAGAGCTGGTGCAGGCCGGTCCGGCGCTGCCAGCCCGGGCGCAGGGGCCACGCCTCGTCGTACGCGGCGAGGACGTCGTCGAGGAACGGCAGCCCGAACAGCGCGAGCATCGCGAGGTCCGTCTCGCGGTGCCCGCCGTGCGCCGCGGGGTCGATGAGCGTCGCGCCGTGGGCGGTCCACATGACGTTGCCCGCCCACAGGTCGCCGTGCAGGCGCGCGGGCGGCTCGCCGTCGTCCCACCGGCCCGCCTCGGCGCGGTCGGCGACGCGCAGCAGGTCGTCCAGCAGGTCGTCGGGCGCGAACCCGACGAGGTCGCGCGCGAGCGGTCGCAGCCGCGCCTGCGCGAGGTGCTCGCCCCAGTGCTCGGTCGCGCCCGCCGGCATCGTGAGCGGCGCCTCGAGCGGCCCGAACCACGTGTCGCCGGTCCAGCCGTCGGGCGGGATGCCGAACGCGTCGGCGCCCGCGGCATGCGTTCGCGCGAGCGAGCGGCCCAGCTCGACCGCGGCGGCACGCGTCGGCGGCACGGCCGTGAGCTGCTCGAGGTCGAGATGGTCCTCGCCGACGTCGAGGACCCGCACGACCGGCGCGCCGCCGGCGGCGCGCAGCCACTCGAGGCCCGCGGCCTCGCAACGGAAGAAGCCAGGCGGTGTGCCGGCGCGACTCTTGCGGAACACGTCGCCGATCCTCTCGCGTCGACGGCTCGCGCGGCGGATGCTGGGACCGGCAGGTCCGCGACCCGGCACCCGCCGCCGCCCCGAGGCACCACCACCGCCTGAAGGAGCCGACATGATCGTCGCCGTCCCCACCGAGACCAAGAACCGCGAGTACCGCGTCGCGCTGACGCCCGCAGGCGTGCACCACCTCGTGACCGAGGGCCACCGTGTCCTCGTCCAGTCCGGCGCGGGCGTGGGCTCCGCGATCGGCGACGACGAGTACCGGGCCGCCGGTGCGGAGGTCGTCGCGGACGCCGCGACCGTGTGGGGCGAGGCGGACCTCGTCTGCAAGGTCAAGGAGCCGACACCCGCGGAGTTCGTGCACCTGCGCGAGGACCTCGTGCTGTTCACCTACCTGCACCTGGCCGCCGACCGCCCCGCGACCGACGCGCTGCTCGCCGCCGGGACGACCGCGATCGCGTACGAGACCGTGCAGCTGCCCGACGGTTCGCTGCCGCTCCTGGCTCCCATGAGCGAGGTCGCCGGACGGCTCGCGGCGCAGGTCGGGGCGTACCACCTCATGCGCAACGAGGGCGGCGCGGGCGTGCTGCTCGGCGGCGTGCCGGGCGTGGACCCCGCGAAGGTCGTCGTCCTGGGCGGCGGGACGGTCGGGTGGCACGCCGCCCAGATCGCGCTCGGCATGCGCGCCGACGTCACGGTCCTCGACCTGTCGATGCCGCGGCTGCGGGAGATCGACGCGGCCAGCGCCGGACGCATCCGCACCCTCGCGTCGAACCGCTGGGCGCTGGAGCGCGAGGTCGCCGACGCGGACCTGGTCATCGGTGCCGTGCTCGTCCCGGGCGCGCGCGCCCCGCGCCTGGTCTCCGACGCGCTCGTCGCGCGGATGCGGCCCGGCTCGGTGCTCGTCGACGTGGCGGTCGATCAGGGCGGGTGCTTCGAGTCCACGCACCCCACCACGCACGACGACCCGACGTACCTCGTCGAGGGCTGCGTCTTCTACTGCGTGGCCAACATGCCCGGGGCCGTCCCCGTGACGTCCACGCGCGCGCTGACCAACGTCACGCTCCCGTACGTGCACGCGCTCGCGTCCCGCGGGTGGCGGGCCGCGGTGTCCGACGACCCCGCGCTCGCGAGCGGCCTGACCACGCACGGCGGGCGGCTCGTCAACGCCGCGGTCGCGGCCGCGCACGGGTACCCGTCGGTGTCCGTCGCCGACGCGACGGCCTGAACGCGGGGCACCCCGGTGGCCGGTCGCTACCGCAACGTGCGCGCAACGAACCGCGCCTAGTCTCACGCCATGGACGTGGCGGTGGTGGGAGCGACGGGAGACGTCGGGCGGCAGATCTGCACGCAGCTCGTCGAACGGCGCGTGCTGCCGCCGACCTCGCGGCTGCAGCTCGTCGGGCGGCCCGACGGACGGTCGGCGACCGCGACACACGGTCTCGCGGCCGACCTCGTGGACGCGTACGACGAGCACGCCCCGCTCCTCGACGTCGCGCTCGACCCGGCGGACGTGGTCGCCGACGTCGTGGTCGTCGCAGCCGGACGCACCGCGGGCACGCAGCCCGGGGAGTCGGTGGACCGCAGCGGGCTCGCCCGCGACAACGCGCGCGTGTTCGCCACCTACGCCGACGCGCTGGCCCGCCACGGGTCCGGACGCGAGGTCGTCGTCGTGGTGTCCAACCCCGTCGAGCTCGGCGTCGCGCTCCTCGGCGACGCGCTCGGCCGGCACCGGGTCATCGGCATGGGCGCGTGGCTCGACACGCTGCGGTTCCGCCGTGAGGTCGCGGCCTCGATCGGCGTGCGACGCCACCGGGTCGGCGGGTTCGCCGTCGGCCAGCACGGCGACGACCTCGTCCCGCTGTGGTCGACGGTCCGGATCGCGGGCCTCGACCCCGCCGAGCGCCGCGCCGAGGTCGGCCGCGTCCGGGGACCGCGCACGCTCGCGACGTACGACGACGAGATCGCCGCGGCCAAGCACGCCCTGTCGACCGCCGCGGTGCAGGACCTGGCCGGCGCGTTCCGGCTCGTCGACACCTGGCCGCCTGACGTGCGGCTCGCCGCACGACCCTGGATGACCCAGCAGAGCGGCGCCAAGACCGCCGCCGGCACCGCGAGCGCGACCATCGACCTCATCGAGACGGTGCTCGACGGCCGCGACACCGTCGTCGCGGGTCAGGTGCTGCTCGACGGCGAGGTCGCCCTCGCGGGCCAGCCCGTGCACGGCGTGCTCGGTGTCCCCGTGGTGCTCGGACCCGAGGGCTGGACGCAGGTGCTGCTGCCCGCGCTCGCGGACGACGAGCACGAGCGGCTCGCCGCGGTGGCCCGGCGCATCGCGGCCGGCGTGGCGCCGTGGACCGACGTCGTCGAGGTGGAGGAGCCGGAGGGGGCGGTGCGATGAACGAGATCGAGGACCTGCACGACGACCGCTGGGTCGTGTTCGTGCGCGGAGCCAACCGGCCGGGCACGGTCGCGGCCGTGACGGCGGTGTTCGCGACGCGCGGCATCAGCTTCGACGCGCTCGCCACGAGCGACGCCGGCCCGCAGGACGGGCTCGTGACGGTGACGTTCCGCACCACCGAGCGCCGTCAGCACGAGCTCGTGCGCGCCGTGGAGCGGCTCGCGGCCGTCTCGGGCGTCGTCGTGCGTCGCGCGGAGGACCTGGGGGTGCGCGCGGCGGGGGTCTGCCACCTGCCGCGCGACGTGACGTTCCGGCCGCCGCCGCACGCCGCGGTGAGCTGGTCGGGGGAGTCGCAGCTGGGTCAGCCCGTGCTCGTGGAGGGACCGCTCGTGGACGTCGAGCACGTCGTCGCGGCCGCGCAGGAGGCGGGCGCGCGCTCGTCGGCGATCGTCATCCAGCCGCCGTCCAGCCTCTGAGGTCCCCGGGCGGGGCCGGGCCGCGACCCGGCCCCGCCCGGGGCTCGCCGCGGCGTCAGGCCGCGCGCTCCAGCTGCCGGTGCTCGCCGCCCGGACCGTGCCCGTGACGCTTGCCGGGCTTGCCCGGACCGTGATGGTGCCCCGGCTTGCCGGGGCCGCTCACGCCGTTGATCGCGGACGTGTCGTGCGCGAGGCTCGCGG
The sequence above is a segment of the Cellulomonas palmilytica genome. Coding sequences within it:
- a CDS encoding DsbA family protein; this encodes MSHARSAKAKAARKQRLAIDRQLAEIERARRARRARLRRIGLRAGAVVGCAALVGAVVVTAQSRARAAAIGPANMVSDGVVVSGDGSTLSTVRTAALEPDDVPSPYVTDPGVLPVVAFVDYRDPMAATWWSMNREQVTEWVTDGNATFEIRPLALLDGTDVLATPVPTPTSTAGSVDQAADTRSAQPTDGPTTIATTGDYSVRAAGALACVAEHSPDLVLATHTALLDEVPTLPADGLSTDELASLVSRAGAGDAAVQCVRHGDHTDWARAATERAAGYVPFGVATVTTSPVIIVGGQPYRGDLADTDAFARAFTDAFGALVDPDDPTRTMADREAAEAEPTPTSTAAAEEPAGTSSDEDVEASDDGEAPTS
- a CDS encoding fructosamine kinase family protein, producing MFRKSRAGTPPGFFRCEAAGLEWLRAAGGAPVVRVLDVGEDHLDLEQLTAVPPTRAAAVELGRSLARTHAAGADAFGIPPDGWTGDTWFGPLEAPLTMPAGATEHWGEHLAQARLRPLARDLVGFAPDDLLDDLLRVADRAEAGRWDDGEPPARLHGDLWAGNVMWTAHGATLIDPAAHGGHRETDLAMLALFGLPFLDDVLAAYDEAWPLRPGWQRRTGLHQLYPVGVHVLLFGGHYVHQLTRLVDTLVR
- the ald gene encoding alanine dehydrogenase, producing MIVAVPTETKNREYRVALTPAGVHHLVTEGHRVLVQSGAGVGSAIGDDEYRAAGAEVVADAATVWGEADLVCKVKEPTPAEFVHLREDLVLFTYLHLAADRPATDALLAAGTTAIAYETVQLPDGSLPLLAPMSEVAGRLAAQVGAYHLMRNEGGAGVLLGGVPGVDPAKVVVLGGGTVGWHAAQIALGMRADVTVLDLSMPRLREIDAASAGRIRTLASNRWALEREVADADLVIGAVLVPGARAPRLVSDALVARMRPGSVLVDVAVDQGGCFESTHPTTHDDPTYLVEGCVFYCVANMPGAVPVTSTRALTNVTLPYVHALASRGWRAAVSDDPALASGLTTHGGRLVNAAVAAAHGYPSVSVADATA
- a CDS encoding lactate/malate family dehydrogenase, yielding MDVAVVGATGDVGRQICTQLVERRVLPPTSRLQLVGRPDGRSATATHGLAADLVDAYDEHAPLLDVALDPADVVADVVVVAAGRTAGTQPGESVDRSGLARDNARVFATYADALARHGSGREVVVVVSNPVELGVALLGDALGRHRVIGMGAWLDTLRFRREVAASIGVRRHRVGGFAVGQHGDDLVPLWSTVRIAGLDPAERRAEVGRVRGPRTLATYDDEIAAAKHALSTAAVQDLAGAFRLVDTWPPDVRLAARPWMTQQSGAKTAAGTASATIDLIETVLDGRDTVVAGQVLLDGEVALAGQPVHGVLGVPVVLGPEGWTQVLLPALADDEHERLAAVARRIAAGVAPWTDVVEVEEPEGAVR
- a CDS encoding ACT domain-containing protein; amino-acid sequence: MNEIEDLHDDRWVVFVRGANRPGTVAAVTAVFATRGISFDALATSDAGPQDGLVTVTFRTTERRQHELVRAVERLAAVSGVVVRRAEDLGVRAAGVCHLPRDVTFRPPPHAAVSWSGESQLGQPVLVEGPLVDVEHVVAAAQEAGARSSAIVIQPPSSL